The region CTAAATTTAAAAATCTTTCAATAAGTGCTTTATTATACAGCGTATCTATCTTTTCTTTTTTTAATAGACGCCTTATATCCTTTATATAGCAAAAAACACTGCCGGTTTTAAATCTAAATTCTATGTAATATGTTTTTGAAAATGTATATGCTTTTTTAACTCCGGTTAATTCATACTTTACAAGAATATTTCTTATTGGTTTTCTATAACCATAAAAAATTCCTAAAAATTTATCTCCATTTTTTATAGGAAATAAACGAAACTCATTAAATTCTTTTGTATTTAGCAATTTCTTAAATGAGACTCTACATTGATTTTTTTTATTAATTTCCACTTTATGTACAGCCTTTAATATTTTTGTATGATACATTGTTTTATCATTTTTTTGTTCTTTCATTAGAAAAATACTTTGTTTATTAAATTTAAAATTTTGTTCTTCTGTTTTTGTAGTTTTTAATAAATTCTCCACATTTAATCCTTATATAGCTTTTTTAGCTAATTCTTTTAAATCAAATAAACTTTTTTGTTTTTTTATTAGTTCTAATAATTCATGATAATACGTATTAAATACTTTATTATATTCTAATTTCTTTTTGCTATTTAAATATTTTTTTATAATCGGCTTTAAAAGCTCAATGTTTGCCTTTTCTTTTAGTTGTTCAATAAGAATATTGAAAATATATGTTTTTATATTTTGATAATCTTTTTTTGGATTTTCTTTTTTCAATTCAATTAATTTTTCCAATTTACGTTTTATTACACTTAAATCGCTATATTTCTGATATTCAATAATAAAATGCGGCTTATTTTTATAATTTTCATATGTTTTTTGGAAATTTATTTCTAATTGTTTGGCATTATATCCTTTTTTTTCAAACTCTTTTTGGGTATTTTCTAATATTTCCTTTAATTTGTTTTGCTTATCTTTAAAGCAAGATTTATTTGAAAAAATCTTCTTATTTTTTGTTAGTTCAATTTCATATCTTTTTATGGCTTTAAATACTTTAATCAATTTATCTTTCTCAATATCTAAATATAATAAAATTGAAAGAGATTTTTTATCTAAAAAATTACATTTATTGAAATACTTTATTATTTGAAATTTTTTTATTGGATTATCTATCTTTTTTTTTTCTTCTTTTATATTATTATTGTTATTACTTAAACACTCCTCAAAATTTACACTCCCATTTTTAGCAAATTTCTCTCTAAGGCCCCTTTCAACTCTTTTCGCGAATCTTGAATCTTTTTTTTCTTGAAAGTATTTATTTATCTTTGTATGACACTCTTTTTTAGAAAAATTAAGTTGATAGTATATTTCAGTCCCAAAATTCACTCCTAAGTGTTTGTGATAATTAGTTGTAACTTTAAATTGTTTTTCTAATTCATAAAGATAATTTTGTAGTGTTTTTAGTTTAACGGGTTTTTGACCATTTCTTTTTAAGTTTTTATTAAAGTAATATAGTATATTTTTTTGGGTATATTTCTTATATTTTTTGTTTGCATATTCTATTGTTGAAACAAGAACAATTAATTTATGTTGGTGTTTGTTGTGGCAATTTGGGATTTTTTCATTGGTTGTAACTTCTTTCATTTTAAGCTTACTCCTATTTTGGTTACAAATAATTATAAATAATATAATGCATAATTTTGATTTAAAAGTAAATACTTTTCTAAAAAATATTAAGTTAAATTATTAATATCATTAATTAAATACACTTTTTATAGTTTAGTAAAAGAAAATTGATTTTAAGTTTAAGTTAAGTTACACTACAAATAGTGTAGTGTAACTGTTTTAGTTTACCTACCTATTTTGGAATTTGCAAAAAATAATGAGATAGGGTTTAGCGGAGTTCTTTTGTAGAGAATTTGGCTAAGCCCTAATTTTTTGTAAAAAGTTTTTTACAAAAAATTGGCAAATGAAGTTTTTGCTATATAATTATTTATAACCAAAATAGGAGGAAACTTAAAATGAAAAAAGTTACAAAAAATAATCAAAAAAATAACAATATAAACGGAAAGTCAAAAATAATACATGCTAATCAACCAAATTTCATTGGTTTTGAAAATTTTATAGAACTTGAAAATCAAGCTAGTCAAACTAAAGAAAAAAGCAAATTAAGCAAGATAGGCAAAAAATTACCAAGAATAAGTAGTCAAGAGTGTTTTAAATTCGACCAAAATCAAGATTTTGGTATTCAAAGAAACAAACTTGATAGATACGGCGCTAGTGAAGTAGGAAATATTCTTATTGGTGGTGTAGGGCTAAAAGATTTAATGGTAAATAGAGTGCTTAAATATTTTGGTATAAGTATGCCTTTTGAAGAGAATTTATATATGCTTAAGGGCAAAGAGTTAGAAAATTTGGGATTCAGAGAATTTATAAAGGCACACGGTGATAATATTGCGGTTTTGTACAAAAATAAATATGCTAATGGTGTTGATAAGTATAACTATTTTAAAAAAGTGGGAAATTCAAAAACTTTAGTGGGCTCAACAATTGACGGTTGGTTTATTAATAATAATGGTGATTTAGAGCTTTTAGAGATTAAGAGTAGTGATTCTAATTATATGAGTAGCGCTATTGATAAGTACAATAAAAATGGCAATTTCTTAAGTAGCAAGTATTTTTTCAAGTACTACGTGCAGGCACAAATGCAGCTAGCATGTACTGGACTTGAAAATTGTAATTTATTCTTTTTAATAGGTGCTGCACCTATTAATTGTAAGATAAAGAAAAATGATGCTTTAATATCAAAAGTGTTAGAATTTGTTAATAAATGTGAATTAGAAATTATCAATTTGAGAAATAAAATTATGAAAAACAATGCGGTCAATTTATTAATATCACATAATGATGATAATTATACTTTTATAAATTTTGTTGATGAGTTAGTAGAAAAGAGTGATTTTTATTGTTCCGGGGTTGAGTTTGACTGGATAAATGAATTTGTAGAATATGTTGATTATATAG is a window of Borreliella afzelii DNA encoding:
- a CDS encoding DUF226 domain-containing protein, whose product is MENLLKTTKTEEQNFKFNKQSIFLMKEQKNDKTMYHTKILKAVHKVEINKKNQCRVSFKKLLNTKEFNEFRLFPIKNGDKFLGIFYGYRKPIRNILVKYELTGVKKAYTFSKTYYIEFRFKTGSVFCYIKDIRRLLKKEKIDTLYNKALIERFLNLEKHVYEFYNKKYSDEGLIIKWILKNLK
- a CDS encoding plasmid maintenance protein produces the protein MKEVTTNEKIPNCHNKHQHKLIVLVSTIEYANKKYKKYTQKNILYYFNKNLKRNGQKPVKLKTLQNYLYELEKQFKVTTNYHKHLGVNFGTEIYYQLNFSKKECHTKINKYFQEKKDSRFAKRVERGLREKFAKNGSVNFEECLSNNNNNIKEEKKKIDNPIKKFQIIKYFNKCNFLDKKSLSILLYLDIEKDKLIKVFKAIKRYEIELTKNKKIFSNKSCFKDKQNKLKEILENTQKEFEKKGYNAKQLEINFQKTYENYKNKPHFIIEYQKYSDLSVIKRKLEKLIELKKENPKKDYQNIKTYIFNILIEQLKEKANIELLKPIIKKYLNSKKKLEYNKVFNTYYHELLELIKKQKSLFDLKELAKKAI
- a CDS encoding DUF244 domain-containing protein encodes the protein MKKVTKNNQKNNNINGKSKIIHANQPNFIGFENFIELENQASQTKEKSKLSKIGKKLPRISSQECFKFDQNQDFGIQRNKLDRYGASEVGNILIGGVGLKDLMVNRVLKYFGISMPFEENLYMLKGKELENLGFREFIKAHGDNIAVLYKNKYANGVDKYNYFKKVGNSKTLVGSTIDGWFINNNGDLELLEIKSSDSNYMSSAIDKYNKNGNFLSSKYFFKYYVQAQMQLACTGLENCNLFFLIGAAPINCKIKKNDALISKVLEFVNKCELEIINLRNKIMKNNAVNLLISHNDDNYTFINFVDELVEKSDFYCSGVEFDWINEFVEYVDYIDLKIETEQSAVNLECSLFEIKNLKVELNKIQNENRKKEKPIKELLKIKIDEIIRKYPLINNVNYKFREFMFNYDPNKREISDRLKGLLPTSGKVFFSNNIAFSNSARVPVE